The following coding sequences are from one Triticum aestivum cultivar Chinese Spring chromosome 5A, IWGSC CS RefSeq v2.1, whole genome shotgun sequence window:
- the LOC123103903 gene encoding O-fucosyltransferase 31, translating to MRRPSASSPPARGPVLAAAAAVVLLPAIFPALFSPLGRAFPSLFSEWDAPKPMHKSLLNASLRWTIPDEQKREIWTPLPDQGWKPCIRSSITRGLPSEPSGYIQVFLDGGLNQQRMGICDAVAVAKILNATLVIPHLEVNPVWKDSSSFGDIFNVDHFINTLKGEVSIVRTPPKEFAWSTREFYGTGIRATRIKTAPVHASANWYIENVSPILQSYGIAAIAPFSHRLAFDDLPVDIQRLRCKVNFEALIFVPYIISLGRTLEKRLRSPVQGHSTEFAQQVIEENTDQDGKYAVLHLRFDKDMAAHSACDFGGGRAEKLALAKYRQVIWQGRVLNSQLSDEELRNTGRCPLTPEEIGLILVALGFDSTTRFYLASHKVYGGEARISSLRKLFPLMEDKRSLASADELANVEGKASVLAALDYHISMHSDVFISASPGNMHNALLAHRAYRNFKTIRPNMTLLGHIFANKSMEWSEFQQAVQAGHKGRYGQIRLRKPKQSIYTYPAPDCMCQG from the exons ATGCGGCGGCCGTCGGCTTCGTCGCCTCCGGCGAGGGGCCCGGTGTTGGCTGCCGCAGCCGCTGTCGTGCTCCTCCCGGCTATTTTCCCCGCGCTGTTCTCCCCGCTCGGCCGCGCCTTCCCTTCCCTATTCTCG GAGTGGGATGCCCCTAAGCCAATGCACAAGTCTCTTTTGAACGCGTCTTTGCGATGGACAATA CCAGATGAACAAAAGAGAGAGATCTGGACACCCTTGCCTGACCAGGGGTGGAAACCATGCATAAGATCATCGATTACTCGTG GGTTACCTTCGGAACCTAGTGGGTACATACAAGTATTTCttgatggtggcctgaaccagcaAAGAATGGGG ATATGTGATGCTGTTGCGGTTGCTAAGATTCTGAATGCTACTCTTGTGATTCCACATCTTGAAGTAAACCCTGTTTGGAAAGACTCAAG CTCATTCGGAGATATTTTCAATGTGGATCACTTTATTAACACCCTAAAAGGCGAGGTTTCAATAGTGAGAACTCCACCAAAAGAATTTGCGTGGAGCACAAGAGAGTTCTATGGCACAGGAATACGTGCTACAAGAATAAAAACTGCACCTGTTCATGCCTCAGCTAATTGGTATATAGAGAATGTCAGTCCTATCCTGCAAAG CTATGGCATTGcagccattgcccccttttctcaCCGCCTTGCATTTGATGATTTGCCCGTGGACATTCAACGCCTGCGCTGTAAAGTTAACTTTGAAGCTCTGATTTTTGTGCCTTACATTATCTCATTGGGGAGGACCCTTGAGAAGCGCTTGAGATCTCCAGTCCAGGGGCATTCCACTGAATTTGCCCAACAAGTCATAGAAGAAAACACAGATCAGGATGGAAAGTACGCAGTTTTACATCTCCGCTTCGATAAG GATATGGCTGCACATTCTGCCTGTGACTTTGGCGGTGGTAGGGCTGAAAAATTAGCTCTGGCTAAGTACAGGCAAGTTATCTGGCAAGGGAGGGTATTAAATTCACAGTTAAGTGATGAGGAGCTTCGAAACACAGGACGCTGCCCGTTGACTCCAGAAGAGATTGGGTTGATACTAGTAGCGCTTGGCTTTGACAGCACAACTCGATTTTATCTTGCCTCTCACAAG GTATATGGAGGGGAAGCTAGGATCTCTAGCTTGCGCAAACTTTTCCCGCTGATGGAAGACAAGAGGAGCCTTGCATCGGCAGATGAACTTGCTAATGTTGAAGGGAAGGCTTCTGTGCTAGCAGCTCTTGACTACCATATCAGCATGCACAGCGATGTTTTCATCTCTGCTTCTcctggcaatatgcataatgcactG CTGGCCCACCGGGCCTACAGGAATTTCAAGACGATAAGGCCAAACATGACATTGCTTGGCCACATATTTGCGAACAAGAGCATGGAGTGGTCAGAGTTTCAGCAGGCTGTACAGGCAGGCCACAAAGGTAGATACGGGCAGATCCGGCTGAGGAAGCCGAAGCAGTCTATCTATACTTATCCTGCCCCGGATTGTATGTGCCAAGGGTAG
- the LOC123103904 gene encoding chlorophyll a-b binding protein 1B-20, chloroplastic produces MSSVSARAPVAALRPAASASSPRFLGDSGRVGLAKSTRRDVAVQAKGSWLPGLPSPAYLDGSLAGDNGFDPLALAEDPEDLRWFVQAELVNGRWAMLGVAGMLIPEVLTKAGLLNAPEWYDAGKETYFASSSTLFVIEFILFHYVEIRRWQDIKNPGSVNQDPIFKSYSLPPHECGYPGSVFNPLNFAPTLENKEKELANGRLAMLAFLGFLVQHNVTGKGPFENLQQHLADPWHNTIIQTISGQ; encoded by the exons ATGTCGTCGGTCAGTGCCCGCGCTCCCGTGGCCGCTCTCCGGCCGGCGGCGTCAGCGTCGAGCCCCCGGTTCCTGGGCGACTCCGGCCGCGTCGGCCTCGCCAAGTCCACGCGCCGCGACGTCGCCGTCCAGGCCAAGGGGTCGTGGCTccccggcctcccctcccctgcctaCCTCGACGGCAG CTTGGCGGGTGACAATGGGTTCGACCCGCTGGCGCTGGCGGAGGACCCGGAGGACCTGCGGTGGTTCGTGCAGGCGGAGCTGGTGAACGGGCGGTGGGCGATGCTGGGGGTGGCGGGGATGCTGATCCCGGAGGTGCTGACCAAGGCGGGGCTGCTGAACGCGCCCGAGTGGTACGACGCCGGCAAGGAGACCTACTTCGCCTCCTCCTCCACGCTCTTCGTCATCGAGTTCATCCTCTTCCACTACGTGGAGATCCGGCGGTGGCAGGACATCAAGAACCCGGGCTCCGTCAACCAGGACCCCATCTTCAAGAGCTACAGCCTCCCGCCCCACGAGTGCGGCTATCCCGGCAGCGTCTTCAACCCCCTCAACTTCGCCCCCACCctcgagaacaaggagaaggagctcgccaACG GGAGACTGGCGATGCTGGCGTTCCTGGGGTTCCTGGTGCAGCACAACGTGACCGGCAAGGGCCCGTTCGAGAACCTGCAGCAGCACCTGGCCGACCCATGGCACAACACCATCATCCAGACCATCTCCGGCCAATAA